One window of Lytechinus variegatus isolate NC3 chromosome 2, Lvar_3.0, whole genome shotgun sequence genomic DNA carries:
- the LOC121407331 gene encoding uncharacterized protein LOC121407331: protein MKSRKRGRPPADSSDKPAAKKAAINSPTQGKTRATSKTVQKPTVKKTVVIKKVSAPARSKKSKQTESSRVNQKKHAPNKKKTLPIKFSGATGKSSSAESAERRDQTKQDEATTELLSEPSIEMEDEHNYSKDPRDELMKLNLLIYACPVCKKYSFDPQQMTNHARTMHEGKVGVMLMLPLPDVKLPKLASPQKQQVLASPPPTRVVSPTAEGNKTMYGCDKCDRQFDRARQMNMHRCLQMSKRKSSPRRGEESTLSKSPSRAEEMLTLMTPKENKKESESETVTSHLVIVENEATNSDKIKESGVEDGKKIPPYLPRRLLILLTLNLHSSLETALPK from the exons ATGAAGAGCAGAAAGAGAGGACGACCTCCTGCAGACTCTTCTGACAAGCCTGCAGCTAAAAAGGCTGCAATCAATTCCCCCACTCAAGGAAAGACCAGAGCCACTTCCAAAACAGTGCAGAAGCCTACGGTAAAGAAGACAGTGGTAATCAAGAAAGTTTCGGCTCCCGCGAGGAGCAAGAAATCTAAACAGACGGAGTCCAGCCGGGTAAACCAGAAGAAACATGctccaaataaaaagaaaactctTCCAATCAAGTTCAGTGGAGCCACGGGGAAGTCCTCGAGTGCAGAATCTGCTGAGAGAAGAGACCAAACAAAGCAGGATGAAGCAACTACTGAATTATTATCTGAGCCATCAATTGAAATGGAAGATGAACACAATTACAGCAAAGATCCTAGAG atgAACTGATGAAATTGAACCTGCTGATTTATGCCTGCCCTGTATGCAAGAAATATTCCTTTGATCCTCAGCAGATGACCAATCATGCAAGGACAATGCATGAGGGTAAAGTTGGTGTTATGCTTATGTTGCCGCTTCCAGACGTCAAGTTACCCAAGCTTGCATCCCCACAAAAACAGCAAGTATTAGCATCACCTCCGCCGACCAGGGTTGTAAGCCCGACTGCAGAGGGAAACAAGACAATGTATGGCTGCGACAAGTGTGATAGACAGTTTGATCGTGCTAGACAGATGAATATGCACAGATGCCTCCAGATGAGCAAGAGGAAGTCATCGCCCCGCAGGGGAGAGGAAAGTACATTATCAAAATCTCCTAGTAGAGCAGAAGAAATGTTAACGCTAATGACTCCCAAAGAGAACAAGAAAGAGTCAGAATCAGAAACAGTCACATCTCACCTTGTCATTGTTGAGAATGAAGCGACAAACTCTGATAAAATTAAAGAAAGTGGAgtggaagatgggaagaaaattCCCCCATACCTCCCAAGACGGCTACTGATCTTGTTGACTTTGAATCTCCACAGCAGTTTGGAGACAGCCCTACCAAAGTAA
- the LOC121407330 gene encoding zinc finger protein 90-like produces the protein MKRRRAKWREIRRSGKEDSEKVEGEKEESKKEEDEKESGKEESKEDKSIEENSEVEETHNQIDKIGSQVNIPSTVLGEDDDYEFCEDDYVEDNDDDEPVPFIHNPEVGKKIDPDSLICKYKALSDILDDDMMKQWANKDPPTVDELNKYIKKVHGGLQSPNGEALDFFMCLICRKVFKTKNVMTPHIFSHIGYRPYMCVQCGYSSTHKRGWTTHIQKHNDHELKCWHGQCVYVGKDAEDLDEHRKTHAPSLRCILCDVKFKGQSTMLGHLYISHREEIREGKGKEFYTLMATAGRAKSQIVLFECDICGQKCKTKKSYYTHIRTNHAQQSGSKKAKGRKNKNGEKKKRKRMKKRSSSRNCPMCGMAFEGEVKLTRHLNTHPFIYRCSMCEEKFLTYGALNEHVGFHRADQEGEFNPQDKINESLRRSIYLAGQMDKALEADKVQWAQRRTGAEAPKSAMTGSIFDDLMSKISIPTEIVSKEELEEVGEDFVNLNYKKLTPSILRYIHLRFGNVECGVCGKLFPKVGLCKDHTKKHTKVKDCKCPHCDFQGKNKKALESHLARVHNEGESFHCPKCDTNIIGADLYKHHMRRHAKEDSGPYTCTWCNTVEEKREDMKNHIMNTHPMMPLAESTKIMGQGVVIHREKGAPFLVCEVCNETFRRICDLRRHMWKHSSVKRFTCDLCDYGSDKRGNIISHMRKHSTEKQAACHVCGKMYKTMQSLKLHVQTAHLKLKPHKCDLCDYAAAQPVHLRRHVVLHHNTGERRRFRCAICPDYRATDLQVVKRHYQKKHPSQKMNLSKCCPPDAFNPSTMKKDKHQVIQVVPSVPSLNETPAVNHDTPMPPESTQEMDHEQVNQSHEMDPAIVEVQTEQHQEIPQDMTVEVILPEDQGQLIDINSSLPDVINALASLQDSEIITQ, from the coding sequence ATGAAAAGGAGAAGAGCGAAATGGAGAGAAATAAGGAGGAGTGGAAAGGAGGACAGTGAAAAGGTAGAAGGTGAAAAAGAGGAGAGCAAGAAAGAGGAGGATGAAAAGGAGAGTGGAAAGGAGGAGAGCAAAGAGGATAAGAGCATAGAGGAGAATAGTGAAGTTGAAGAGACCCACAATCAGATAGATAAGATAGGCAGTCAGGTAAATATTCCTTCTACAGTATTGggagaagatgatgattatgaatttTGTGAAGATGATTATGTAGaggataacgatgatgatgaaccTGTTCCATTTATACACAACCCAGAAGTGGGAAAGAAAATTGACCCTGATTCATTAATTTGCAAGTACAAAGCACTATCCGATATACTAgacgatgatatgatgaaaCAGTGGGCTAACAAGGATCCTCCTACAGTTGATGagttaaacaaatatatcaaaaaagtACACGGTGGACTACAGAGTCCTAATGGGGAAGCTCTTGATTTTTTCATGTGTCTTATATGTCGCAAGGTGTTCAAGACTAAGAATGTTATGACTCCTCATATATTTTCTCACATCGGATATCGTCCTTACATGTGTGTGCAGTGCGGATACAGTTCTACTCACAAACGTGGCTGGACAACTCACATACAGAAACATAATGATCATGAACTCAAATGCTGGCATGGCCAATGTGTTTATGTTGGGAAGGATGCAGAGGATCTGGATGAGCATAGGAAGACCCACGCTCCATCCTTACGTTGCATTCTTTGCGATgttaagttcaaaggtcaaagCACCATGCTTGGTCATCTGTACATCAGCCATCGGGAGGAAATCAGggaaggaaaagggaaagaattCTACACATTAATGGCCACAGCTGGGCGAGCAAAGAGTCAGATTGTTCTATTTGAGTGTGATATTTGTGGACAGAAGTGCAAGACAAAGAAAAGCTACTACACTCATATAAGAACGAATCATGCCCAGCAATCTGGCTCAAAGAAAGCTAAAGGACGAAAGaataaaaatggagaaaaaaagaagaggaagaggatgaAGAAGCGCTCATCTTCCCGCAACTGTCCTATGTGTGGAATGGCATTTGAAGGTGAAGTAAAATTGACACGTCACTTGAACACGCATCCTTTTATCTACCGTTGCTCTATGTGTGAAGAGAAATTCTTGACATATGGCGCACTTAATGAGCATGTTGGGTTCCACAGGGCTGATCAGGAAGGAGAGTTCAACCCTCAAGACAAAATCAATGAGAGTCTACGAAGGAGTATCTACTTGGCTGGGCAGATGGATAAAGCACTGGAAGCAGACAAGGTGCAATGGGCGCAGCGCAGAACTGGAGCAGAAGCACCTAAGAGTGCGATGACAGGCTCCATCTTTGATGATTTAATGTCAAAGATCAGTATTCCTACTGAAATTGTAAGCAAAGAAGAACTAGAGGAAGTTGGGGAAGACTTTGTCAATCTGAATTACAAAAAACTGACTCCTTCCATATTACGATATATACATTTACGCTTTGGGAATGTTGAATGTGGAGTTTGTGGGAAACTCTTCCCAAAGGTTGGACTATGTAAGGATCATACTAAGAAGCATACAAAGGTAAAGGACTGCAAATGCCCCCATTGTGATTTTCAaggtaaaaataagaaagctcTTGAAAGTCATTTGGCCAGGGTCCACAATGAAGGTGAATCGTTCCATTGTCCTAAATGTGATACCAACATAATAGGTGCTGATCTTTACAAGCATCATATGAGGAGACATGCTAAAGAAGACTCTGGACCTTACACGTGCACTTGGTGCAACACAGTTGAAGAGAAAAGGGAGGATATGAAGAACCATATCATGAACACGCACCCTATGATGCCATTGGCTGAGAGTACTAAGATAATGGGACAAGGGGTTGTCATCCACAGAGAGAAGGGAGCCCCTTTCTTAGTGTGTGAGGTGTGTAATGAAACCTTCCGCCGTATTTGTGATCTTCGCCGTCACATGTGGAAACATTCTTCTGTGAAGCGATTTACCTGTGATCTTTGTGACTATGGCTCTGACAAGCGTGGAAACATCATAAGCCACATGAGGAAACACTCCACTGAGAAGCAAGCAGCCTGCCATGTCTGTGGGAAGATGTACAAGACAATGCAGAGCCTGAAGCTCCATGTCCAAACTGCCCACCTGAAGTTGAAGCCGCACAAATGTGACCTCTGTGATTATGCTGCTGCCCAGCCAGTCCATTTACGTCGGCATGTTGTCCTCCACCACAACACTGGAGAGCGCCGTCGATTCCGATGCGCCATCTGTCCCGACTACAGGGCAACTGATCTGCAGGTTGTGAAACGACACTACCAGAAGAAGCATCCCAGTCAGAAGATGAACCTCTCCAAGTGCTGTCCACCTGATGCATTCAACCCATCCACTATGAAGAAAGACAAACACCAGGTTATCCAGGTGGTACCATCTGTACCTTCTCTGAATGAAACACCCGCTGTCAATCATGACACACCGATGCCGCCCGAGTCAACTCAAGAGATGGACCATGAGCAAGTGAACCAATCTCATGAAATGGATCCTGCCATAGTTGAAGTACAGACAGAACAACATCAAGAAATTCCTCAAGACATGACAGTTGAGGTAATTCTCCCGGAGGATCAAGGCCAGCTGATTGATATCAATTCTTCTCTTCCAGATGTTATCAATGCTTTAGCTTCACTTCAAGATTCTGAAATCATCACTCAGTAA
- the LOC121409506 gene encoding LOW QUALITY PROTEIN: CCAAT/enhancer-binding protein beta-like (The sequence of the model RefSeq protein was modified relative to this genomic sequence to represent the inferred CDS: inserted 2 bases in 2 codons) — translation MGQEAVVHVICKSPPRELSARSDSSFVPPVAGKEVVIVTEDMPSTSNSPSGQETGQSKNMCPDSTGIDSVKDDRKAGGGKVGSGSKKKMCEXDSEEYKRRRERNNEAVRKSRLKSRQKASETEMRXTELKKENADLEQRVTLLHKELELLKDLFLTHANELPDPSTTFGLFSANPNLGSSSPNPALSRVVLKTDTVTVSLSCKNVPESITTTT, via the exons ATGGGA CAAGAGGCTGTTGTACATGTGATCTGCAAGTCTCCACCCAGAGAATTGTCAGCAAGAAGCGACTCCTCATTTGTACCACCTGTAGCAGGCAAAGAGGTAGTTATCGTCACTGAAGACATGCCATCGACGAGCAACTCACCATCAGGACAGGAGACTGGCCAATCAAAAAACATGTGTCCTGACTCTACGGGCATCGACTCGGTCAAAGATGATCGCAAGGCTGGCGGCGGGAAGGTAGGAAGCGGTTCCAAGAAGAAGATGTGCG AAGACAGCGAGGAGTACAAGCGCCGCAGGGAGCGCAACAATGAGGCAGTGAGGAAAAGTCGGCTGAAGAGCCGGCAAAAGGCCAGCGAGACGGAGATGC TGACGGAGCTGAAGAAGGAGAATGCAGACCTGGAGCAGAGGGTCACCTTGCTCCACAAGGAGCTGGAGCTACTGAAGGACCTGTTCCTGACTCATGCTAATGAGCTCCCAGATCCTAGTACCACCTTTGGGCTCTTCAGTGCTAACCCAAACCTGGGGTCCAGTTCTCCTAACCCAGCCCTCTCTCGTGTTGTCCTTAAAACTGATACTGTGACTGTGTCCTTGTCCTGTAAGAATGTCCCAGAGAGCATCACTACCACAACATGA
- the LOC121407328 gene encoding cilia- and flagella-associated protein 20, whose product MFKNTFQSGFLSILYSIGSKPLQIWDKKVRNGHIKRITDNDIQSLVLEIVGTNVSTTFITCPSEPRKTLGIKLPFLVMIIKNLKKYFTFEVQVLDDKNVRRRFRASNYQSTTRVKPFICTMPMRLDDGWNQIQFNLSDFTRRAYGTNYIETLRVQIHANCRIRRVYFSDRLYSEDELPAEFKLYLPVQKGANPRS is encoded by the exons ATGTTCAAAAATACGTTTCAAAGTGGATTCCTGTCGATTCTATACAGCATCGGCAGCAAACCCCTTCAGATCTGGGATAAGAAG GTCAGAAATGGGCACATAAAACGAATAACTGATAACGACATCCAATCATTAGTTCTTGAAATAGTCGGCACAAATGTTAGTACCACATTCATCACATGTCCTTCAGAACCAAGGAAGACCCTTGGTATCAAGCTCCCATTTTTAGTCATGATCATCAAGAATCTCAAGAAGTACTTCACGTTTGAGGTCCAGGTTCTAGACGATAAGAACGTCAGGAGACGTTTCAGGGCGAGCAACTACCAGAGTACGACGCGTGTCAAGCCTTTCATCTGCACAATGCCCATGAGACTAGATGACGGCTGGAATCAAATTCAG TTTAATCTATCAGATTTCACAAGGAGAGCATATGGAACAAACTATATTGAGACATTGCGAGTTCAG ATCCATGCTAACTGCCGAATCCGACGAGTATACTTCTCCGACAGACTGTATTCAGAAGACGAACTACCTGCAGAATTCAAACTTTACTTGCCTGTTCAGAAGGGTGCCAACCCAAGGAGTTAA